From the Candidatus Rokuibacteriota bacterium genome, one window contains:
- a CDS encoding DUF2283 domain-containing protein — translation MSFEVQYDQVQDILYLAREGEEAEAVEVAAGVTLEFDAEGGLLGVEIFRASHVLRDVLKPLGAKAGMS, via the coding sequence ATGAGCTTCGAGGTTCAGTATGACCAAGTCCAGGATATCCTGTACCTGGCCCGGGAAGGGGAGGAGGCCGAAGCGGTCGAGGTCGCGGCTGGTGTCACACTTGAATTCGATGCCGAGGGCGGTCTCCTTGGGGTGGAGATCTTCCGCGCCTCTCACGTGCTTCGGGATGTTCTGAAACCGCTGGGTGCCAAGGCCGGCATGTCCTGA
- a CDS encoding AAA family ATPase: protein MEEPIEGLGPVHRAELGRLLPEFGGPGPHGPADVESHLRLFEAVATLLEGLAAAQPLVLILEDLHWADDMSLRLLAFVGRRLRTEPIALVVTVREEELADTHGLRRTLEELSREDALTRLALPLLSRAATTALVRALARAGSEDASAERLGEAVWTVSEGNPFMIVETVRALQEGTQSAGTSDLPLPNRVREVIVGRLERLSARGRHMVAVAAVIGREFEFTLLQRAAEVDEREAAEGMEELVRRRLLHCVGERLDFTHDRIRSVVYEQFAPPRRQLLHLQVAEVLEALYADRLDAIAAALAAHYRAGQAWGKSVEYLLRSARNAARVFAHEEAVGALREALAHAERLTAEERDARALEIVPRLARSLAFLGRPREVVELFASYQERVEQARNSFRAGRYYLSQSNTFSYLGDRERTAWSARRAMEEASRCGDTPTMGQAFYVLALEGFRSGQFREGLEYGRRAISLLEGTEKRMWLGHVHWVVGGNHLLIGELDRAREAFGRCAAIGEAIGDQQLETLGTWSIGVARAMQGEWDAGIQLCGQAMARSPDPVNSALALGWQGFAYLEKGDATEAIPRLRPSIQQLVRVGHSQGQGWMTIFLSEALLLSGRPEEAQLFAIRALELTRSRQYRCGIGVAQRALGRIARARGALPEAGACLAQALETLRSIDARYYAGRTHLDLASLAHARGERGAVRTHLNEAYGLFAALEIPRYVEQTQQLAADLRMPLSWAETPP, encoded by the coding sequence GTGGAGGAGCCCATCGAAGGCCTCGGCCCCGTCCACCGGGCGGAGCTGGGGCGTCTGCTTCCCGAGTTCGGCGGGCCCGGACCTCACGGCCCTGCTGACGTCGAGAGCCACCTCCGACTCTTCGAAGCGGTGGCCACGTTGCTGGAGGGCTTGGCGGCCGCGCAACCGCTCGTGCTGATCCTCGAGGACCTGCACTGGGCGGACGACATGAGCCTGCGGCTCCTGGCGTTCGTGGGGCGCCGGCTGCGCACGGAACCCATCGCGCTGGTGGTGACCGTGCGTGAGGAAGAACTTGCGGATACGCATGGGCTCCGCCGGACGCTCGAAGAACTGAGCCGCGAGGACGCGCTGACGCGCCTGGCCCTCCCGCTGCTATCGCGGGCGGCCACGACCGCCCTCGTGAGGGCACTGGCGAGGGCCGGCAGCGAGGATGCCTCCGCCGAGCGGCTGGGCGAAGCGGTGTGGACCGTGAGCGAGGGGAACCCGTTCATGATTGTTGAGACCGTGCGGGCCCTCCAGGAGGGAACGCAATCTGCGGGGACGAGCGACCTGCCGCTCCCGAACCGAGTGCGAGAGGTGATCGTCGGACGTCTTGAACGGCTGAGCGCGCGGGGCCGGCACATGGTGGCGGTGGCGGCCGTGATTGGTCGGGAGTTCGAGTTCACGCTGCTGCAGCGGGCGGCGGAGGTCGACGAGCGGGAAGCCGCGGAGGGCATGGAGGAGCTGGTTCGGCGACGCCTCCTGCATTGCGTGGGCGAGCGTCTCGACTTCACCCACGACCGGATCCGGTCGGTGGTCTATGAGCAGTTCGCGCCACCGCGCCGTCAGCTGTTGCACCTGCAGGTCGCCGAAGTCCTTGAGGCGCTGTATGCCGATAGGCTCGATGCCATCGCGGCCGCCCTTGCCGCCCACTACCGCGCCGGACAGGCGTGGGGCAAGTCCGTCGAGTACCTGCTCCGCTCCGCGCGGAACGCCGCGCGGGTCTTCGCCCACGAGGAAGCGGTCGGGGCGCTCAGGGAGGCGCTCGCCCATGCTGAGCGGTTGACGGCTGAGGAGCGGGATGCGCGCGCTCTCGAGATCGTTCCCCGGCTCGCTCGCTCCCTTGCGTTCCTCGGTCGCCCGCGAGAGGTGGTGGAGCTCTTCGCGAGCTACCAAGAGCGCGTCGAACAGGCCCGTAATTCTTTCCGCGCGGGTCGCTACTATCTCTCGCAGAGCAACACGTTCAGCTACCTCGGCGACCGCGAGCGGACGGCCTGGAGCGCGCGGCGGGCTATGGAGGAGGCGAGCCGGTGCGGGGACACCCCGACGATGGGCCAGGCGTTCTATGTACTGGCGCTGGAGGGATTCCGGTCAGGCCAGTTCCGCGAGGGCCTCGAGTACGGACGCCGGGCGATCAGCCTCCTTGAGGGCACGGAGAAGCGCATGTGGCTGGGCCACGTCCACTGGGTGGTGGGCGGCAACCATCTCCTGATCGGCGAGCTGGACCGAGCCCGCGAGGCATTCGGGCGATGCGCGGCAATCGGGGAAGCCATCGGGGACCAACAGCTCGAGACACTGGGGACTTGGAGTATCGGGGTCGCCCGGGCGATGCAGGGAGAGTGGGACGCCGGCATCCAGCTGTGCGGGCAGGCCATGGCGCGCTCGCCGGACCCCGTGAACAGTGCCCTCGCCCTCGGGTGGCAGGGCTTTGCGTACCTGGAAAAAGGGGACGCGACGGAGGCGATCCCGCGGCTCAGGCCGTCGATTCAGCAGCTCGTTCGAGTGGGGCACAGCCAGGGTCAGGGCTGGATGACAATCTTTCTGAGCGAAGCCCTGCTGCTGAGCGGCCGGCCGGAGGAGGCGCAACTCTTCGCCATCCGTGCGCTCGAACTGACCCGAAGCAGACAGTATCGATGCGGCATCGGCGTCGCGCAGCGAGCGCTCGGTCGAATCGCCCGGGCTCGGGGTGCCCTTCCGGAGGCCGGCGCCTGCCTGGCTCAGGCGCTCGAGACCTTGCGTTCGATCGACGCGCGCTACTATGCAGGCCGGACCCACCTGGACCTGGCCTCGCTCGCCCACGCCAGGGGGGAACGCGGGGCGGTTCGAACACACTTAAACGAAGCCTACGGCCTGTTCGCGGCCTTGGAGATTCCCCGCTACGTCGAGCAAACCCAACAGCTCGCTGCCGACCTCCGGATGCCCCTCTCCTGGGCAGAGACGCCGCCCTGA